The genomic stretch CTGAGAACCTGGATCCGTTCCTGCCGTTCCCCGACTGGTTCCGCCGGATCGTGGCGAAGAACTCGTGGCGGGACATGGGCAAGCTGATGGGCAAGGCAGCCGTGGTGACCACACCGACCCCGTTGGCGGCGCGCACCATGATGCAGCGGGCAGGCTTTGAGAAGGTGCTTCCGCTCTCCAACGGGATCGACGTCGATTACTACCGGCTGGGCCCCGATGAGGTGCTGACCCCACCTGCGCGCCCCACGGTGCTCTTCGTGGGCCGGCTGGCGGTGGAGAAGAACGTGGACGTGCTCATCGAGGCGATCGCGAAGACCGACCCTGCGCTCGGGATCGGGCTGGACATCGTCGGTGATGGCGAGCAGCGCGCCGGGCTTGCCGCGCAGATCCAGCAGCTGGGCCTCGGGGACCGGGTGCGGATGCGCGGGCACGTCGATGAGGACGCGCTGCGCCGGGCGTATCTGGAGGCAGACGTCTTCTGCCAGCCGGGCACCGCCGAGCTGCAGTCGCTGGTCTCACTGGAGGCCATGTCCGCCGGGACGCCGGTGGTGCTCGCCGACGCGCTGGCTCTGCCGCATCTGGTCGAGGAGGGGGTCAACGGCTATCTGTTCGAGCCCGGGAACTCCGCACATCTGGCCGCCCGGCTGGAGCAGCTGTTCACCCTGAGCCCAGAGCAACGCACCCGAATGGGCGAACGCAGCCAGGAACGTGCCGGCCGGCACAGCCTGAAGACCACGATGGATGCCTTCGAGAAGCTCTACCGCGGAGCCGACTGGATCGAGGGACGAACCCCCTAGCGGAGCGGGGTCAGGTCCTCACCCACTGTCCTCACCTGCTGTCCTCACCTGCGGCGCTGGGCCGCCACGGTCGACGTCGGGCGCTATTCTCCGGGGGTCAGCCGCAGCAGGGCGGCACCGTCCCCGTCCTCGATGATCCAGATGCTGCCGTCCGGGGCCTGTTCCACGTCTCGGATCCGGGCCCCCATCTCCCAGATCTCCTGCTGCCCGGCCTGCTCGCCCTCGAGCTCCACCCGGACCAGCGCCTCGCCGGAGAGCGCGCCGAGGAACGCGCTGTCGGCCCAGTCGTCGAACATCTCTCCCTGATAGATCATCAGACTGCCGGGAGAGATGGACGGGGTCCACCAGGCGGCCGGGGGTGCGAAACCGTCACCCTCTGTGTGATCGGGGATCTCGGCGCCCCCATACTGGGAGCCGTTGGACGCCTCGGGCCAGCCGTAGTTCTCACCCGCCTCGAGCAGGTTCAGCTCGTCGCCTCCCTCGGGGCCCATCTCGGAGACC from Nesterenkonia sandarakina encodes the following:
- a CDS encoding glycosyltransferase; translation: MVNAVPVDAPGEEPAETSSEATSEKTQTTPGTNPGNHGEPKLRILIAADTYPPDVNGAAVFSHRLAKSMAARGHEVHIAAARTSRGPDMVEHTDEATVHRFRSFKAPTHEYIRLCLPWLVEPAMRRLMDELQPDVVHVQCHYMIGKAAIDAAAERGVRTIATNHFMPENLDPFLPFPDWFRRIVAKNSWRDMGKLMGKAAVVTTPTPLAARTMMQRAGFEKVLPLSNGIDVDYYRLGPDEVLTPPARPTVLFVGRLAVEKNVDVLIEAIAKTDPALGIGLDIVGDGEQRAGLAAQIQQLGLGDRVRMRGHVDEDALRRAYLEADVFCQPGTAELQSLVSLEAMSAGTPVVLADALALPHLVEEGVNGYLFEPGNSAHLAARLEQLFTLSPEQRTRMGERSQERAGRHSLKTTMDAFEKLYRGADWIEGRTP